A portion of the Micromonospora tarapacensis genome contains these proteins:
- a CDS encoding TadA family conjugal transfer-associated ATPase codes for MTGENLAARVRQRMAATTTPVTSAAIVSAVRAEPDAAVLGDNALLRIADRVRDDLVGVGPLAALLADPEVTDVLVNGARVWVDRGQGLHQVPVPVGTAEDVRRLAQRLAAGAGRRLDDGSPCADARLADGTRLHAVLPPVATDGPYLSLRTFRQRPFTLDELVTQGAVARPVAPVLAAVVAARLAYLVIGGTGSGKTTLLNTLLGLVPTTERIVLVEDAAELRPVHPHVVGLQARTANVEGTGAVGLSELVRQALRMRPDRLVVGECRGGEVVDLLAALNTGHDGGAGTLHANTPSDVPARLEALGLLGGLPRLALHAQVAAALQVVFQIRRTPQGRVLESICLLLPEGPDRLVTAVPAWIRGRGLGLAARALGTLIRGRDVPVPPILCEPWPGSAVPS; via the coding sequence ATGACCGGGGAGAACCTCGCGGCCCGCGTGCGGCAGCGGATGGCCGCCACCACCACGCCGGTGACCTCGGCCGCGATCGTCTCCGCGGTCCGGGCCGAACCCGACGCCGCCGTACTCGGCGACAACGCCCTGCTCCGGATCGCCGACCGGGTGCGCGACGACCTGGTGGGCGTCGGCCCGCTCGCTGCGCTGCTGGCCGATCCCGAGGTGACGGACGTGCTGGTCAACGGGGCGCGCGTGTGGGTCGACCGTGGTCAGGGGCTGCACCAGGTCCCGGTGCCGGTGGGCACCGCGGAGGACGTACGCCGGTTGGCGCAGCGACTCGCGGCCGGGGCCGGCCGGCGGCTGGACGACGGTTCGCCGTGCGCGGACGCACGGCTGGCCGACGGTACGCGACTGCACGCGGTCCTGCCGCCGGTGGCGACCGACGGGCCCTACCTCTCGCTGCGTACCTTCCGGCAGCGGCCGTTCACTCTGGACGAGCTGGTGACACAGGGTGCCGTGGCCCGACCGGTGGCACCGGTGCTCGCCGCCGTGGTGGCGGCCCGGCTCGCCTACCTGGTCATCGGTGGCACCGGCTCGGGCAAGACCACCTTGTTGAACACGCTGCTCGGGCTGGTGCCGACCACCGAGCGAATCGTGCTGGTGGAGGATGCCGCCGAGTTGCGGCCGGTGCACCCGCACGTGGTGGGCCTGCAGGCGCGTACGGCCAACGTGGAGGGCACGGGTGCCGTCGGCCTGAGCGAGCTGGTCCGGCAGGCGCTGCGGATGCGGCCGGACCGGCTGGTGGTCGGCGAGTGCCGGGGCGGAGAAGTAGTCGATCTTCTCGCGGCACTGAACACGGGGCATGACGGTGGCGCGGGGACGCTGCATGCCAACACTCCCTCGGACGTACCTGCCCGGTTGGAGGCGCTCGGTCTGCTCGGCGGGCTGCCACGGCTGGCGCTGCACGCCCAGGTGGCCGCGGCGCTCCAGGTGGTGTTCCAGATCCGCCGCACGCCGCAGGGGCGGGTGCTGGAGTCGATCTGCCTGCTGCTGCCGGAGGGGCCCGACCGACTGGTAACCGCGGTCCCCGCGTGGATCCGGGGTCGAGGGCTTGGCCTTGCGGCCCGCGCACTCGGGACTCTGATCCGGGGCCGCGACGTGCCGGTGCCGCCCATCCTGTGCGAGCCCTGGCCCGGATCGGCAGTGCCGTCATGA
- a CDS encoding alpha/beta fold hydrolase, giving the protein MTEQRGDAVDESCVLTDGPWTHRFVGANGSRFHVVETGTGPMVLFLHGFPEHWWAWHQMLPAVADAGFRAVAMDLRGYGASDKPPRGYDGYTLAADVAGLIRALGERSATVVGSGAGGLIAWTVASFHPALVRRLVVLGAPHPLRLRAAIFADPRGQFAASTPALRFQLPRYEHLLTRDEGRAVEEILRRWGGGRWVAGPDFAGYAQRYREAMRIPQAAFCALEGYRWAFRSALRLHGYRFVKLVQRPLVAPTLQLHGALDVAALPRTAQGSGRYVSAPYEWRLLDEVGHFPHLETPELVLGEVLRWAKS; this is encoded by the coding sequence ATGACCGAGCAGCGTGGCGATGCCGTCGACGAGTCCTGCGTCCTCACCGACGGGCCGTGGACGCACCGGTTCGTCGGCGCCAACGGCAGCCGGTTCCACGTCGTCGAGACGGGCACCGGGCCGATGGTGCTCTTTCTGCACGGCTTCCCCGAACACTGGTGGGCCTGGCACCAGATGCTGCCCGCGGTGGCCGACGCCGGCTTCCGCGCCGTCGCCATGGACCTGCGTGGCTACGGCGCCAGCGACAAGCCACCCCGGGGGTACGACGGCTACACGCTGGCCGCCGACGTCGCGGGGCTGATCCGCGCCCTCGGGGAACGCTCGGCGACCGTGGTCGGCAGCGGTGCCGGCGGGTTGATCGCCTGGACGGTCGCGTCGTTCCACCCCGCCCTGGTCCGCCGGCTGGTGGTCCTCGGCGCCCCGCACCCGCTGCGGCTGCGCGCCGCCATCTTCGCCGATCCGCGCGGTCAGTTCGCCGCGTCGACTCCCGCGCTGAGGTTCCAGCTTCCCCGCTACGAGCACCTCCTCACCCGGGACGAGGGGCGGGCCGTGGAGGAGATCCTGCGCCGCTGGGGTGGCGGGCGATGGGTCGCCGGCCCAGACTTCGCCGGCTACGCGCAGCGCTACCGGGAGGCCATGCGGATCCCGCAGGCCGCGTTCTGCGCGCTGGAGGGCTACCGGTGGGCGTTCCGGTCGGCGCTGCGGTTGCACGGCTACCGGTTCGTCAAGTTGGTGCAGCGTCCGCTGGTCGCCCCCACCCTGCAGTTGCACGGCGCCCTGGACGTGGCCGCGTTGCCGCGTACCGCCCAGGGATCGGGGCGGTACGTCAGCGCACCGTACGAGTGGCGGCTGCTCGACGAGGTCGGGCATTTCCCGCACCTGGAGACACCGGAGCTGGTCCTGGGCGAGGTCCTTCGCTGGGCGAAGTCCTGA
- the acs gene encoding acetate--CoA ligase codes for MSEALANLLNETRQFPPPAELAAEANVTADAYAEAETDRLAFWERQAGRLTWTKPWDQVLDWSTPPFAKWFVGGQLNVAYNCLDRHVEAGRGDKVAIHWEGEPGDTRTITYADLHRMTCQAANALSDLGVVAGDRVAIYLPMIPEAAVAMLACARIGATHSVVFGGFSAESLTNRIQDATAKVVITADGGYRRGKPSALKPTVDEAVANCPSVEHVLVVRRTGEEVAWSAKDHWWHEAVEQASTEHAAQPFDAEHPLFILYTSGTTARPKGILHTTGGYLTQASYTSHAVFDLKPDSDVYWCTADIGWVTGHSYIVYGPLSNGVSQVMYEGTPDTPHKGRFWEIVDRYRVTILYTAPTLIRTMMKWGEEIPAEYDLSSLRLLGSVGEPINPEAWMWYRQHVGQGALPIVDTWWQTETGSMMISPLPGVTAAKPGSAMTALPGIVADVVDDQGQSVPNGGGGYLVLREPWPSMLRTIWGDDNRFLETYWSRFGAGAGGGAGDAWIYFAGDGAKKDDDGHIWLLGRVDDVMLVSGHNISTTEVESALVSHPSVAEAAVVGATDSTTGQAIVAFAIPRGNAETSGDAGEQLIADLRNHVAKALGPIAKPRQIMLVPELPKTRSGKIMRRLLRDVAENRSLGDVTTLQDSSVMELIASGMGGGRSDED; via the coding sequence ATGAGTGAGGCATTGGCCAATCTGCTGAACGAGACGCGCCAGTTCCCGCCGCCGGCCGAACTCGCCGCTGAAGCCAACGTGACGGCCGACGCGTACGCCGAGGCCGAGACCGACCGGCTCGCCTTCTGGGAGCGCCAGGCCGGGCGGCTGACCTGGACGAAGCCGTGGGACCAGGTGCTGGACTGGTCCACGCCGCCGTTCGCGAAGTGGTTCGTCGGTGGGCAGCTGAACGTGGCGTACAACTGCCTCGACCGGCATGTCGAGGCCGGCCGGGGTGACAAGGTGGCGATCCACTGGGAGGGCGAGCCCGGTGACACCCGCACCATCACGTACGCCGACCTGCACCGGATGACCTGCCAGGCGGCGAACGCGCTCAGCGACCTCGGGGTGGTCGCCGGTGACCGGGTGGCGATCTATCTGCCGATGATCCCGGAGGCGGCGGTCGCCATGCTGGCCTGCGCCCGGATCGGCGCCACGCACAGCGTGGTGTTCGGCGGCTTCTCTGCCGAGTCGCTGACCAACCGGATCCAGGACGCCACCGCCAAGGTCGTGATCACCGCCGACGGTGGCTACCGGCGGGGCAAGCCGAGCGCGTTGAAGCCGACCGTCGACGAGGCGGTGGCGAACTGCCCGTCGGTGGAGCACGTGCTGGTGGTCCGCCGCACCGGCGAGGAGGTCGCCTGGTCGGCGAAGGACCACTGGTGGCACGAGGCGGTGGAGCAGGCGTCGACCGAGCACGCCGCTCAGCCGTTCGACGCCGAGCATCCGCTGTTCATCCTCTACACCAGCGGCACCACCGCCCGCCCGAAGGGCATCCTGCACACCACCGGCGGCTACCTGACCCAGGCGTCGTACACCTCGCACGCGGTCTTCGACCTCAAGCCGGACAGCGACGTCTACTGGTGCACGGCGGACATCGGCTGGGTGACCGGCCACTCCTACATCGTCTACGGCCCGCTCTCCAACGGGGTGAGCCAGGTGATGTACGAGGGCACCCCGGACACCCCCCACAAGGGCCGTTTCTGGGAGATCGTCGACCGCTACCGGGTGACCATCCTCTACACGGCGCCGACGCTGATCCGCACCATGATGAAGTGGGGTGAGGAGATCCCCGCCGAGTACGACCTCTCGTCGCTGCGGCTGCTCGGCAGCGTCGGCGAGCCGATCAACCCCGAGGCGTGGATGTGGTACAGGCAGCACGTCGGGCAGGGCGCGCTGCCCATCGTGGACACCTGGTGGCAGACCGAGACCGGCAGCATGATGATCTCGCCACTGCCGGGGGTGACCGCCGCCAAGCCGGGTTCGGCGATGACCGCGCTGCCGGGCATCGTCGCCGACGTGGTGGACGACCAGGGTCAGTCGGTGCCCAACGGCGGCGGGGGTTATCTCGTGCTACGCGAGCCGTGGCCGTCGATGCTGCGCACCATCTGGGGCGACGACAACCGGTTCCTCGAGACGTACTGGTCCCGGTTCGGCGCGGGCGCGGGCGGCGGCGCCGGGGATGCGTGGATCTACTTCGCCGGTGACGGCGCGAAGAAGGACGACGACGGACACATCTGGCTGCTGGGCCGGGTCGACGACGTGATGCTGGTGTCGGGGCACAACATCTCGACGACGGAGGTGGAGTCGGCCCTGGTCTCGCACCCGTCGGTGGCGGAGGCGGCGGTGGTCGGTGCGACCGATTCGACCACCGGGCAGGCGATCGTCGCGTTCGCCATCCCCCGGGGCAACGCCGAGACCTCGGGCGATGCGGGCGAGCAGCTCATTGCCGACCTGCGCAACCACGTGGCCAAGGCGCTCGGCCCGATCGCCAAGCCCCGGCAGATCATGCTGGTGCCGGAGTTGCCGAAGACCCGCTCCGGAAAGATCATGCGTCGGCTGCTGCGGGATGTGGCGGAGAACCGCTCGCTGGGCGACGTGACGACGTTGCAGGATTCGTCCGTGATGGAGCTGATCGCCTCCGGTATGGGTGGGGGCAGGTCCGACGAGGACTGA
- a CDS encoding HAD family hydrolase: MGRSAAFFDLDKTVIAKSSALAFGRPFYRDGLITRRDVVKSAYAQLMFRLGGTDEQTMARTRDYLATLCKGWPVDQVRQIVAETLHELINPYVYAEAAALIEEHQAAGRDVVLVSASGEEMVRPIGALLGVTDVIATRMGVVDGRYSGQVEFYAAGPSKVEAVGELATERGYDLADSYAYSDSYSDRPLLECVGHPTVVNPDRQLRRLAVENAWPVLEFRHPVPLGRRLRDRPAVPVAAAALGVGVGVAIGIAWYGRHRRTRASASPA, from the coding sequence GTGGGCCGAAGTGCCGCTTTCTTCGATCTGGACAAGACCGTCATCGCCAAGTCGAGCGCGTTGGCGTTCGGCAGGCCGTTCTACCGGGACGGTCTGATCACTCGGCGTGACGTGGTCAAGTCCGCGTACGCGCAGTTGATGTTCCGGCTGGGTGGGACCGACGAGCAGACCATGGCCCGGACCCGCGACTACCTCGCCACGCTCTGCAAGGGTTGGCCGGTGGACCAGGTCCGCCAGATCGTCGCGGAGACGCTGCACGAGCTGATCAACCCTTACGTGTACGCCGAAGCCGCCGCCCTGATCGAGGAGCACCAGGCCGCCGGCCGGGACGTGGTGCTGGTCTCCGCCTCGGGCGAGGAGATGGTGCGGCCCATCGGCGCGCTGCTCGGGGTCACCGACGTGATCGCCACCCGGATGGGTGTGGTGGACGGGCGGTACAGCGGGCAGGTCGAGTTCTACGCGGCCGGTCCGAGCAAGGTCGAGGCGGTCGGCGAACTCGCCACCGAACGCGGGTACGACCTCGCCGACTCGTACGCCTACTCCGACTCGTACAGCGACCGGCCGTTGCTGGAGTGTGTGGGCCACCCGACGGTGGTCAATCCCGACCGGCAGCTGCGCAGGCTTGCCGTCGAGAACGCCTGGCCGGTGCTGGAGTTCCGGCACCCGGTCCCGCTGGGCCGGCGGCTGCGGGACCGGCCCGCCGTGCCGGTCGCCGCGGCCGCGCTCGGGGTGGGCGTCGGGGTGGCGATCGGCATCGCCTGGTACGGCCGGCACCGCCGCACCCGTGCCAGCGCCTCTCCGGCCTGA
- the ssd gene encoding septum site-determining protein Ssd, with the protein MPPRTSVPPHRHPPLVVTSDGDLLDDLLRLAAASGVEVEVAADPAAARTRWQPAPLVFIGSDQAQPCLRARLPRRSRLVLVGRSGDIESGWQVAELLGAEHVAVLPAAEPWLVDRFAECGVEAPAGVRMIAVVGGRGGAGASILAGGLAVTAARARLRTLLLDADPLGGGLDLVLGWEQLEGLRWPALTGADGRVDAPALVRALPSRGDLVVLSWDRGDLTAVPAEAMAATLDAARRGRDFVVADLPRQLDDAAVTALQAADRAFVVVPAELRATAAAARVVTAAAPHCHDLSVIVRGPAPGRLRASEVARALGLPLAGTLRPEPGLCRGLERGEAPAAGGRGPLAELCQRIVTELTGQSAAGAV; encoded by the coding sequence ATGCCACCCCGTACCTCCGTCCCGCCACACCGGCACCCACCGCTGGTCGTCACCTCGGACGGCGACCTCCTCGACGACCTGCTCCGGCTCGCCGCCGCCAGCGGTGTCGAGGTGGAGGTGGCCGCCGATCCCGCAGCAGCCCGCACCCGCTGGCAGCCCGCTCCGTTGGTCTTCATCGGCAGTGACCAGGCGCAGCCCTGCCTGCGGGCGCGGCTGCCCCGGCGTTCCCGACTGGTCCTGGTGGGCCGGAGCGGTGACATCGAGTCCGGCTGGCAGGTGGCCGAGCTGCTCGGCGCCGAACACGTCGCCGTACTGCCGGCGGCCGAGCCCTGGCTGGTCGACCGGTTTGCCGAGTGCGGGGTCGAGGCCCCCGCCGGGGTCCGGATGATTGCCGTGGTCGGCGGCCGAGGTGGAGCCGGTGCCAGCATCCTCGCCGGCGGCCTTGCCGTCACCGCCGCCCGGGCACGGCTGCGTACCCTCCTGCTCGATGCCGACCCGCTCGGCGGTGGTCTGGACCTGGTGCTCGGCTGGGAGCAGTTGGAGGGGCTGCGCTGGCCGGCACTGACCGGCGCGGACGGGCGGGTCGACGCCCCGGCCCTGGTGCGGGCGCTGCCCAGCCGGGGTGATCTGGTGGTGCTCTCCTGGGATCGCGGCGACCTGACCGCCGTGCCGGCCGAGGCGATGGCGGCCACCCTGGACGCTGCCCGTCGAGGCCGGGACTTCGTGGTGGCGGACCTGCCTCGCCAACTCGACGACGCGGCCGTGACCGCTCTTCAGGCGGCTGACCGGGCGTTCGTGGTGGTGCCCGCCGAGCTGCGGGCGACCGCCGCCGCGGCCCGGGTGGTCACGGCGGCGGCCCCGCACTGCCACGACCTGTCGGTCATCGTCCGAGGCCCCGCTCCCGGCCGGTTACGCGCCAGTGAAGTCGCCAGAGCACTCGGCCTGCCACTGGCCGGCACGCTACGGCCCGAGCCGGGGTTGTGCCGGGGGCTCGAGCGGGGTGAGGCACCGGCGGCCGGTGGACGCGGGCCGTTGGCCGAGCTCTGCCAGCGGATCGTCACCGAGCTCACCGGGCAGTCCGCGGCGGGTGCGGTATGA
- a CDS encoding Rv3654c family TadE-like protein — translation MVRRPRVVGSDRGGATICLLAVGLLFVVAGLFGAGVGAARMARQQARVAADFGALAGAGQALHDEPVACARAAELVAANGGRLVWCRLDGLDVLVSAEVIVDPLPGMTRTAKATSRAGPPRG, via the coding sequence CTGGTCCGCCGGCCGCGGGTCGTGGGCAGCGATCGCGGTGGGGCGACGATCTGCCTGCTCGCGGTGGGGCTGCTGTTCGTCGTGGCCGGCCTGTTCGGTGCCGGGGTGGGCGCGGCTCGGATGGCGCGGCAGCAGGCCCGGGTCGCTGCCGATTTCGGGGCGCTGGCCGGGGCGGGCCAGGCACTTCACGACGAACCGGTGGCGTGCGCCCGGGCGGCAGAGTTGGTCGCCGCGAACGGCGGCCGGTTGGTCTGGTGCCGGCTCGACGGGCTGGACGTGCTGGTCAGCGCGGAGGTGATCGTGGATCCGTTGCCGGGAATGACGCGGACCGCGAAGGCCACCAGCCGGGCCGGTCCACCGCGCGGCTGA
- a CDS encoding Fic family protein encodes MTADPLAPLLELADVADAAERARARFDQALGHRALRRHGGPVVAEVSLRSAVASAALEGRVHEREAVRAGTVTEPVLQGALRVAGALPGLSELWPRAPRQALAKLHVLAAREVVVEAELGRPIDDPVVAARLDGLAGLVTGGTRVTPLVLAAVVHGELLNLRPFAGPSGVVARGAARLVLLSSGFDPRGLLAVDVGHREREPEYVGAAGAFATGTPDGLRSWLRHYMSAVEVGADQLVTIGDEVLAAG; translated from the coding sequence GTGACCGCCGACCCGCTCGCCCCGCTGCTCGAACTCGCCGACGTCGCCGACGCCGCCGAGCGCGCCCGTGCCCGATTCGACCAGGCGCTCGGGCACCGGGCGCTGCGCCGACACGGCGGACCGGTGGTGGCCGAGGTGAGCCTGCGCTCCGCCGTGGCCAGTGCCGCACTGGAAGGCCGCGTCCACGAGCGGGAGGCGGTCCGCGCCGGCACCGTCACCGAACCGGTCCTGCAGGGCGCGCTACGAGTTGCCGGGGCGCTGCCCGGGCTCAGCGAGCTCTGGCCCAGGGCGCCCCGGCAGGCCCTGGCGAAACTGCACGTGCTCGCCGCCCGCGAGGTGGTCGTCGAGGCCGAGCTGGGTCGCCCGATCGACGATCCGGTGGTCGCGGCCCGCCTCGACGGGCTGGCCGGGCTGGTCACCGGCGGCACCCGGGTGACCCCCCTCGTGCTGGCCGCCGTCGTACACGGGGAACTGCTGAACCTGCGTCCGTTCGCCGGCCCCTCCGGTGTGGTGGCCCGGGGCGCGGCCCGCCTGGTACTGCTCTCCAGCGGGTTCGACCCCCGCGGCCTGCTCGCCGTCGACGTCGGCCACCGGGAGCGCGAACCGGAGTACGTGGGTGCCGCCGGAGCCTTCGCCACCGGCACCCCGGACGGGCTGCGATCCTGGCTGCGCCACTACATGTCCGCCGTCGAGGTGGGCGCCGACCAACTCGTCACCATCGGCGACGAGGTGCTGGCCGCCGGCTGA
- a CDS encoding DUF4244 domain-containing protein, producing the protein MNTAEYAVGTLAAVAFGGVLLKVLTSDGVQSALTAVIDRALN; encoded by the coding sequence ATGAACACCGCGGAGTACGCGGTCGGAACGCTCGCCGCGGTGGCCTTCGGCGGTGTCCTGCTCAAGGTGCTGACCTCCGACGGTGTGCAGTCCGCGTTGACCGCCGTCATCGACCGGGCACTGAATTGA
- a CDS encoding immune inhibitor A domain-containing protein, with amino-acid sequence MGLLGLSLTATGLTVGASAAAAPQSETPANALSIAEPAHAEHDLPNPLEEKRRALRQEGLSEVLSGRSTAERINGSTVVKVGERATRGGKAGRNTRTTRAGKGPTEKQYVELSREKTDRIFVILAEFGNDRHPSYPDQDTDPDTPGPIKFDGPLHNEIPEPDRSEDNSTVWQPDYDADHYRELYFGTGPGDESLKQYYEAQSSGRYSVDGVVTDWVRVPYNEARYGRSSGYPCDSIVCSNVWALVRDAANRWVADQQAAGRSDQEIAADVQAMDQWDRYDHDGDGDFNEPDGYIDHFQIVHAGGDMADGDPIQGEDAIWSHRWYAYASDQGRTGPPNFPAGGTQIGSTGVWIGDYTIQPENGGRSVFYHEYAHDLGLPDDYNVISGGDNNNEHWTLMAQSRLGAKNDGGIGERGGDLGAWNKLQLGWLDYEVIVAGQKRTLTLGPQEYNTKEAQAAVVVLPEREYAFDNGAPFEGDRQFFSGNADDLNSTMTRTLDLTGKSSATLSLKGRYSIEADYDYLFFETSVDGGQTWSPQPGTADGRPLKEISPGRFALDGSSDDEWVDIEIPLDSVAGGSVGFRLRYQTDGGVSEGGFFGDAVTLTADGETVFTDGAESGAADWTLAGGFEVVEESYTRSFANYYIAGTRQHISYDKYLKTGPYFFGYANTKPDYVDHYAYQEGLLISYWNTRWADNDTFAHPGEGRNLIIDARPRPIYNLTGQPWRARIQVYDAPFSLKKADSFTLHLDSQPQYIRGQAAQPLFDDTKKFWFPELPNHGVKLPATGTKIKVLKQKGIYTKVRFS; translated from the coding sequence GTGGGTCTGCTCGGGCTCTCGCTGACGGCGACAGGGCTTACGGTCGGCGCGTCAGCCGCCGCCGCGCCGCAGTCGGAGACGCCGGCGAACGCCCTGTCGATCGCGGAGCCCGCCCACGCCGAACACGACCTGCCGAACCCGCTGGAGGAGAAGCGCCGCGCCCTACGTCAGGAGGGCCTGAGCGAGGTCCTCTCCGGCCGCTCCACGGCTGAGCGGATCAACGGCAGTACGGTGGTCAAGGTCGGCGAGCGGGCCACCCGTGGCGGCAAGGCCGGCCGCAACACCAGGACCACCAGGGCCGGCAAGGGACCCACCGAGAAGCAGTACGTCGAGCTGTCCCGGGAGAAGACCGACCGGATCTTCGTGATCCTCGCGGAGTTCGGCAACGACCGGCACCCGAGCTATCCCGATCAGGACACCGATCCGGACACCCCCGGTCCGATCAAGTTCGACGGGCCGTTGCACAACGAGATTCCGGAGCCGGACCGGTCGGAGGACAACTCCACCGTCTGGCAGCCGGACTACGACGCCGACCACTACCGGGAGCTCTACTTCGGCACCGGCCCCGGTGACGAGTCGTTGAAGCAGTACTACGAGGCCCAGTCCTCGGGTCGCTACAGCGTGGACGGTGTGGTCACCGACTGGGTCAGGGTCCCGTACAACGAGGCCCGGTACGGCCGCTCCAGCGGCTACCCGTGCGACTCGATCGTCTGCTCCAACGTCTGGGCGCTGGTCCGCGACGCGGCCAACCGTTGGGTGGCCGACCAGCAGGCCGCCGGCCGGTCCGACCAGGAGATCGCCGCCGACGTACAGGCGATGGACCAGTGGGACCGGTACGACCACGACGGTGACGGAGACTTCAACGAGCCGGACGGCTACATCGACCACTTCCAGATCGTGCACGCCGGTGGCGACATGGCCGACGGCGACCCGATCCAGGGCGAGGACGCCATCTGGAGCCACCGCTGGTACGCGTACGCCTCCGACCAGGGGCGCACCGGCCCGCCGAACTTCCCGGCCGGCGGCACCCAGATCGGCAGCACCGGCGTCTGGATCGGTGACTACACCATCCAGCCGGAGAACGGCGGTCGGAGCGTCTTCTACCACGAGTACGCCCACGACCTCGGCCTGCCGGACGACTACAACGTCATCAGTGGTGGCGACAACAACAACGAGCACTGGACGCTGATGGCGCAGAGCCGGCTCGGCGCCAAGAACGACGGCGGCATCGGCGAGCGCGGCGGCGACCTCGGCGCCTGGAACAAGCTCCAGCTCGGCTGGCTCGACTACGAGGTGATCGTGGCCGGGCAGAAGCGGACCCTGACCCTCGGCCCGCAGGAGTACAACACCAAGGAGGCGCAGGCCGCCGTGGTGGTGCTGCCCGAGCGGGAGTACGCCTTCGACAACGGCGCGCCGTTCGAGGGTGACCGGCAGTTCTTCTCCGGCAACGCCGACGATCTGAACAGCACCATGACCCGGACGCTCGACCTGACCGGAAAGTCGTCGGCGACGCTGTCGCTGAAGGGCCGCTACAGCATCGAGGCGGACTACGACTACCTCTTCTTCGAGACCTCGGTGGACGGCGGGCAGACCTGGTCGCCGCAGCCCGGCACGGCCGACGGCCGCCCGCTGAAGGAGATCTCCCCCGGCCGGTTCGCGCTGGACGGCAGTTCCGACGACGAGTGGGTCGACATCGAGATTCCGCTGGACTCGGTGGCCGGTGGCAGCGTCGGCTTCCGGCTGCGCTACCAGACCGACGGTGGCGTGTCCGAGGGCGGCTTCTTCGGTGACGCGGTCACCCTGACCGCCGACGGCGAGACGGTCTTCACCGACGGCGCCGAGTCCGGTGCCGCCGACTGGACGCTGGCCGGCGGGTTCGAGGTGGTCGAGGAGAGCTACACCCGGAGCTTCGCGAACTACTACATCGCCGGAACCCGGCAGCACATCTCGTACGACAAGTACCTCAAGACCGGCCCGTACTTCTTCGGGTACGCCAACACCAAGCCTGACTACGTGGACCACTACGCGTACCAGGAGGGCCTGCTGATCTCGTACTGGAACACCCGGTGGGCGGACAACGACACGTTCGCGCACCCGGGCGAGGGCCGGAATCTGATCATCGACGCCCGTCCCCGGCCGATCTACAACCTGACCGGTCAGCCCTGGCGGGCCCGGATCCAGGTCTACGACGCGCCGTTCAGCCTGAAGAAGGCCGACTCGTTCACGCTGCACCTCGACAGCCAGCCGCAGTACATCCGTGGGCAGGCCGCGCAGCCGCTGTTCGACGACACCAAGAAGTTCTGGTTCCCGGAGCTGCCGAACCACGGCGTCAAGCTCCCGGCCACCGGCACCAAGATCAAGGTGCTGAAGCAGAAGGGCATCTACACCAAGGTCCGTTTCTCCTGA
- a CDS encoding LURP-one-related/scramblase family protein: protein MQLDGLQAQQQFHIRQRVRFMVNQYEVHSVAPDGSEDGLLAFAQQKRLAFKEQVTIYTDDSKQQPLLGFKARQRLDLGATYDVTDEAGNPIGLFRKDFAQSLLRSTWHVEQAGLPNVTGQERSMPVALVRRFVDSLSWLPYHFDFVAGGQPVFTVVKKWGLRDRYVVEIQNPQIDRRLVIAMAIALDALQGR from the coding sequence ATGCAGCTCGACGGCTTGCAGGCACAGCAGCAGTTCCACATCCGCCAGCGAGTGCGGTTCATGGTCAACCAGTACGAGGTCCACAGCGTCGCGCCGGATGGTTCCGAGGATGGGCTGCTGGCGTTCGCCCAGCAGAAGCGGCTCGCCTTCAAGGAGCAGGTGACGATCTACACCGACGACTCCAAGCAGCAGCCGCTGCTCGGGTTCAAGGCCCGCCAGCGCCTCGACCTCGGTGCCACGTACGACGTCACCGACGAGGCCGGCAACCCGATCGGCCTGTTCCGCAAGGACTTCGCCCAGTCGCTGCTCCGCTCGACGTGGCACGTCGAGCAGGCCGGCCTGCCCAACGTCACCGGACAGGAGCGCAGCATGCCGGTGGCACTGGTGCGCCGGTTCGTCGACTCCCTGTCCTGGCTGCCGTACCACTTCGACTTCGTCGCGGGCGGCCAGCCCGTCTTCACCGTGGTGAAGAAGTGGGGCCTGCGCGACCGGTACGTCGTCGAGATCCAGAACCCGCAGATCGACCGGCGACTCGTGATCGCCATGGCGATCGCCCTCGACGCCCTCCAGGGCCGCTGA
- a CDS encoding VHL beta domain-containing protein — protein MRSVSGGAATSIEFVNQRSRSVIVYWLDHRGHRRQYAVLPPSASHEQHTSVGHPWVVTDRRGRALVCFEPTRTPARAVVR, from the coding sequence CTGCGCTCCGTCAGCGGCGGCGCCGCGACCAGCATCGAGTTCGTCAACCAACGATCGCGGTCGGTGATCGTGTACTGGCTGGACCACCGCGGGCACCGGAGGCAGTACGCGGTGTTGCCACCGTCCGCGTCGCATGAGCAGCACACGTCCGTCGGCCACCCCTGGGTGGTGACGGACCGCCGGGGCCGGGCACTGGTCTGCTTCGAACCGACCCGCACGCCCGCCCGAGCCGTGGTCAGGTAA